From Vigna radiata var. radiata cultivar VC1973A unplaced genomic scaffold, Vradiata_ver6 scaffold_215, whole genome shotgun sequence, the proteins below share one genomic window:
- the LOC106778155 gene encoding uncharacterized protein LOC106778155, giving the protein MCLQKPMEIVGYGFRPTDEELVHSHLKHKLLDDDPRVHVMTDIDLCAVEPWQVPEMLAKSVIPFKNSEWFFFSPVKLKYSNSERFERTTKSGFWKPTGEPRDVRTEDTNTVIGTKKTLVFYIGRASKAVKSNWVIHEYHALNSIQSQNAFVLCRLKKKPGKTTEGGTTALICVEEESSRSVVSDNEHQATAEGVPPGDTSNRMETICQLTYQAEKNISPAEQSLIDIEQDEASFPNPSNDAYFRKEINNRHIPYAQTPFEPMHTSLGSTQNPFEAGSMLTLSEPTQPSFETTKTPFETMETPFDTRETLLGTMQSPLGAMQTPLGAMYTSIETTQTSLGYMLTPLETTQPSFETIKTPFKTMETPFDTMETLSGTLQSPMGAMYTSFETAQTSLGSMLTPLETTQPSFETIKTPFETMETPFDTMETLSGTMQTPLGAMYTSFETMQTSLGSMLTPFKTTQSSFETTNTPFETMETPLVAMVTPLGAMYTSFETTQTSLGSMLTPFETTQTSFETSKSLETPFEIIETPFGAMQTPLGAMYTPPEMMHPPSDLGSMQTPFGVTSPLASRKIPFESRKIPFQYTHTPSQTPFEIPKSLKRAYCESTCINPEVVLKLDACIDDSSTMCTKYLNSDEYHSSKRFKTSYDVVDDDTDLLFSNQEASQKQESIFQDNLRGVETSSCDSTVYNPEEINWNEISSFPCT; this is encoded by the exons ATGTGTTTACAAAAACCAATGGAGATTGTAGGATACGGTTTTCGTCCCACCGATGAAGAACTTGTCCACTCTCACCTCAAACACAAGTTGCTAGATGATGATCCCCGTGTCCATGTCATGACTGACATAGATCTTTGCGCTGTGGAACCTTGGCAAGTACCAG aGATGTTAGCAAAATCAGTAATACCATTCAAAAACTCAGAATGGTTTTTCTTCAGTCCTGTTAAGTTGAAGTACTCAAATAGTGAAAGGTTTGAAAGGACAACCAAGAGTGGGTTCTGGAAACCCACGGGAGAACCCCGTGATGTTAGAACAGAGGACACCAACACTGTCATTGGGACTAAGAAGACTCTTGTTTTCTATATTGGACGTGCTTCCAAAGCTGTCAAATCCAACTGGGTTATTCACGAATATCATGCTCTTAACTCAATCCAAAGCCAG AATGCTTTTGTGTTATGCCGCTTGAAAAAGAAACCTGGGAAAACGACCGAAGGAGGAACTACTGCACTGATCTGTGTTGAAGAGGAATCCAGTAGAAGTGTGGTTTCTGACAATGAACATCAGGCAACAGCAGAAGGAGTTCCACCT ggAGATACTTCTAACAGAATGGAAACAATCTGTCAGTTAACATATCAGGCAGAAAAAAACATCTCCCCAGCAGAACAGTCTCTAATTGATATTGAGCAGGATGAAGCATCTTTCCCAAACCCATCTAACGATGCCTATTTTAGAAAGGAAATCAACAATAGGCATATCCCATATGCACAGACTCCATTTGAACCTATGCATACTTCTTTAGGATCTACCCAAAATCCATTTGAAGCTGGATCTATGTTAACTCTCTCTGAACCTACACAACCTTCATTTGAAACTACAAAGACTCCTTTTGAAACTATGGAGACTCCTTTTGATACACGGGAGACTCTTTTAGGAACTATGCAATCTCCTTTGGGAGCTATGCAAACTCCTTTAGGAGCTATGTATACTTCAATTGAAACTACGCAGACTTCTTTAGGATATATGTTAACTCCTTTAGAAACTACACAACCTTCATTTGAAACTATAAAGACTCCTTTTAAAACTATGGAGACTCCTTTTGATACTATGGAGACTCTTTCAGGAACTTTGCAGTCTCCTATGGGAGCTATGTATACTTCATTTGAAACTGCGCAGACTTCTTTAGGATCTATGTTAACTCCTTTAGAAACTACACAACCTTCATTTGAAACTATAAAGACTCCTTTTGAAACTATGGAGACTCCTTTTGATACTATGGAGACTCTTTCAGGAACTATGCAGACTCCTTTAGGAGCTATGTATACTTCATTTGAAACTATGCAGACTTCTTTAGGATCTATGTTAACTCCTTTTAAAACTACACAATCTTCATTTGAAACTACAAATACTCCTTTTGAAACTATGGAGACTCCTTTGGTAGCTATGGTGACTCCTTTGGGAGCTATGTATACTTCATTTGAAACTACGCAAACTTCTTTAGGATCTATGTTAACTCCTTTTGAAACTACACAGACTTCATTTGAAACTTCGAAGTCTTTGGAAACtccttttgaaattattgagaCTCCTTTTGGAGCTATGCAGACTCCTTTAGGAGCTATGTATACTCCACCTGAAATGATGCATCCTCCCTCTGATTTAGGATCTATGCAGACTCCATTTGGAGTTACAAGTCCTTTAGCATCTAGGAAGATTCCTTTTGAAAGTAGGAAAATTCCATTTCAATATACACATACTCCGTCGCAGACTCCTTTTGAGATCCCGAAATCATTGAAAAGGGCATATTGTGAAAGCACTTGCATAAATCCAGAAGTCGTCCTTAAACtg GACGCTTGTATTGATGATAGTTCAACTATGTGTACTAAATATCTTAATTCAGATGAATACCATTCATCAAAAAGGTTCAAAACATCATATGATGTTGTAGATGATGACACAGATCTTCTATTTTCCAACCAAGAAGCAAGTCAGAAACAAGAAAGTATATTTCAAGACAATTTACGGGGAGTGGAGACATCCTCATGTGACTCTACAGTATATAATCCCGAAGAGATCAATTGGAATGAAATATCTAGTTTTCCTTGCACTTAA
- the LOC106778164 gene encoding NAC domain-containing protein 92-like, translated as MDVIGFGFRPTEEELVDYYLRHRLLGDDPQVHVIPDINLCEVEPWDVPMLFGEPDGQFDFPEWFFFSPVDFKYSNSKRINRTTKCGFWKPTGKDREIRSSHSNILIATKKTLVYYKGRVSRGQKSNWVIHEYHAVTFHESQRTFVLCRLMKKPGETTEGGGDEGESSRIMVSGYENQSIAGGIPSRSTLTGMETTLQQDETSFPNYSYHDAYFRNESNIEHFSYETTQEKEFLNSIFVHDDYVNNEQNINTFYNTFTQSESLRKVYRENSDTDAEAVSEQGDNIMNISTVFNRYLNLDEYHSSKKFDSELSDVDVEEGVSMPSSVHERNQEKKKKKKKSIFSFF; from the exons ATGGATGTTATAGGTTTTGGTTTCAGACCCACAGAAGAAGAACTTGTCGACTATTACCTCAGACACAGGTTGCTCGGTGATGATCCACAAGTCCACGTCATCCCCGACATCAACCTCTGTGAAGTGGAACCTTGGGACGTACCAA TGTTATTCGGGGAACCAGATGGGCAATTCGATTTTCCAGAATGGTTTTTCTTCAGTCCTGTTGATTTCAAGTATTCAAACAGTAAAAGGATTAACAGGACAACCAAGTGTGGCTTCTGGAAACCCACTGGAAAAGATCGTGAGATTAGGAGCTCCCACTCCAACATTCTCATTGCCACAAAAAAGACTCTCGTTTACTACAAAGGCCGCGTTTCACGTGGTCAGAAGTCCAACTGGGTTATTCATGAATACCATGCTGTTACCTTTCACGAAAGCCAG AGGACTTTCGTTTTGTGTCGCTTGATGAAAAAACCTGGGGAAACAACTGAAGGTGGAGGTGATGAAGGGGAGAGCAGTAGAATCATGGTTTCTGGCTATGAGAATCAGTCAATAGCAGGAGGCATTCCTTCA AGAAGTACTCTTACTGGAATGGAAACGACCTTACAGCAAGATGAAACGTCTTTTCCAAACTACTCATATCACGATGCCTATTTTAGAAATGAATCTAACATTGAGCATTTTTCATATGAAACTACTCAGGAGAAGGAATTCctgaattctatttttgttcaCGACGATTATGTtaacaatgaacaaaatataaatacctTCTACAATACTTTCACCCAATCGGAGTCATTGAGAAAAGTATACCGTGAAAATAGTGATACGGATGCTGAGGCCGTCTCCGAACAG GGTGataatattatgaatatttCAACAGTGTTTAATAGATATCTTAACTTAGATGAATACCATTCATCAAAAAAGTTTGATTCTGAATTATCGGACGTGGATGTCGAGGAAGGTGTAAGTATGCCATCTTCTGTCCATGAAAGAAaccaagagaaaaagaagaagaaaaagaagagcatattttctttcttctaa